One region of Corvus moneduloides isolate bCorMon1 chromosome 15, bCorMon1.pri, whole genome shotgun sequence genomic DNA includes:
- the EIF4E1B gene encoding eukaryotic translation initiation factor 4E type 1B isoform X1 — translation MATGEQKQQERRQQRARQQELLPAEILGKHPLQNRWALWFFKNDKSKMWQANLRLVTKFSTVEDFWALYSHIQLASKLAAGCDYSLFKDGIEPMWEDSQNKRGGRWLITLAKQQRHTELDRFWLETVSAAPLEGPGGPGYGVPAAPGLNCSGDCPRLLFSSAQLLCLIGEMFDEYSDEVCGAVINIRTKGDKIAIWTREAENQEGVTHIGRVYKEHLGLSQKVTIGYQAHADTATKSNSLSKTKFVV, via the exons ATGGCTACAGGGGAGCAG AAGCAACAGGAGCGACGCCAGCAGAGGGCTCGGCAGCAAGAGCTGCTCCCGGCAGAGATCCTGGGCAAGCACCCCCTGCAGAACAG ATGGGCACTGTGGTTTTTCAAGAATGACAAGAGCAAGATGTGGCAGGCGAACCTGCGCCTCGTCACCAAATTCAGCACCGTGGAGGACTTCTGGGC GCTGTACAGTCACATCCAGCTCGCCAGCAAGCTCGCAGCTGGCTGTGACTATTCCCTCTTCAAG GATGGCATTGAGCCCATGTGGGAGGACAGCCAGAACAAGCGTGGTGGGCGCTGGCTCATCACCCTGGCCAAGCAGCAGCGTCACACCGAGCTGGACCGTTTCTGGCTGGAGACAGTGAGTGCAGCCCCGCTCgagggtcctgggggtcctggctATGGTGTTCCCGCTGCCCCAGGGCTGAACTGCAGTGGGGACTGTCccaggctcctcttctcctccgCACAGCTGCTGTGTCTCATTGGGGAGATGTTTGATGAGTACAGCGACGAGGTGTGCGGGGCCGTCATCAACATCCGCACCAAGGGGGACAAGATTGCTATCTGGACCCGGGAAGCGGAGAACCAGGAAGGGGTCACCCACATTGG GCGTGTCTACAAGGAGCACCTGGGCCTGTCACAGAAGGTGACCATTGGGTACCAGGCCCATGCGGACACGGCCACCAAGAGCAACTCCCTTAGCAAGACCAAGTTTGTGGTGTGA
- the EIF4E1B gene encoding eukaryotic translation initiation factor 4E type 1B isoform X2: protein MATGEQKQQERRQQRARQQELLPAEILGKHPLQNRWALWFFKNDKSKMWQANLRLVTKFSTVEDFWALYSHIQLASKLAAGCDYSLFKDGIEPMWEDSQNKRGGRWLITLAKQQRHTELDRFWLETLLCLIGEMFDEYSDEVCGAVINIRTKGDKIAIWTREAENQEGVTHIGRVYKEHLGLSQKVTIGYQAHADTATKSNSLSKTKFVV, encoded by the exons ATGGCTACAGGGGAGCAG AAGCAACAGGAGCGACGCCAGCAGAGGGCTCGGCAGCAAGAGCTGCTCCCGGCAGAGATCCTGGGCAAGCACCCCCTGCAGAACAG ATGGGCACTGTGGTTTTTCAAGAATGACAAGAGCAAGATGTGGCAGGCGAACCTGCGCCTCGTCACCAAATTCAGCACCGTGGAGGACTTCTGGGC GCTGTACAGTCACATCCAGCTCGCCAGCAAGCTCGCAGCTGGCTGTGACTATTCCCTCTTCAAG GATGGCATTGAGCCCATGTGGGAGGACAGCCAGAACAAGCGTGGTGGGCGCTGGCTCATCACCCTGGCCAAGCAGCAGCGTCACACCGAGCTGGACCGTTTCTGGCTGGAGACA CTGCTGTGTCTCATTGGGGAGATGTTTGATGAGTACAGCGACGAGGTGTGCGGGGCCGTCATCAACATCCGCACCAAGGGGGACAAGATTGCTATCTGGACCCGGGAAGCGGAGAACCAGGAAGGGGTCACCCACATTGG GCGTGTCTACAAGGAGCACCTGGGCCTGTCACAGAAGGTGACCATTGGGTACCAGGCCCATGCGGACACGGCCACCAAGAGCAACTCCCTTAGCAAGACCAAGTTTGTGGTGTGA